One genomic region from Triplophysa dalaica isolate WHDGS20190420 chromosome 23, ASM1584641v1, whole genome shotgun sequence encodes:
- the wdr24 gene encoding GATOR complex protein WDR24 isoform X2: MEKMTKVSTINGRTMFCHLDAPANAISVCRDATQVVVAGRNIFKIYGLEEDGFVERLNLRVGRKPSLNFSCADVMWHQMEENLLATAATNGAVVTWNLARPCRNKQEQLFTEHKRTVNKVCFHPTEVHMLLSGSQDGFMKCFDLRKKESVSTFSGQSESVRDVQFSMKDYFTFAASFENGNVQLWDIRRPDRYERMFTAHTGPVFCCDWHPEDRGWLATGGRDKMVKVWDMSTNRVKEIYCVQTIASVARVKWRPERRYHLATCSMMVDHNIYVWDVRRPFIPFATFEEHKDVTTGIVWRHQHDPYYLLSGSKDSTLYQHMFKDASRPVDRANPEGLCFGLFGDLAFAAKESLMTAPSSVGEVGRKTYPGGDRRYPIFFFKKPDVTEQFAQVSSALSVFESEAGSAVGMDWFIKTAQSYLLSGKPFGELCEHNAQVAKRLNRPQESTTWTMLRIMFSEPANPSMSTNHNLNKSGNLPLVNSFGMKEMSAALNERNKENRQDNIHNLDSNHNNNDENEETEGSEGQAEYLFGDAELDDDDLYSMEHENPAEEPEYLLPQEAFPIRHEIMDHPSAPEPLQEKPESPHVSGSEAESMCLTPMESFSLISVSQLLFSPHLPPKFFCPIVKEMLCYYAEQGDVQTAVSVLIVLGERIRKEIDELTQEHWYMSYIDLLQRFELWNVSNEVIKLSTCGAITCLNQASTTLHINCSNCKRPMSNKGWICDRCHQCASVCAVCHHVVKGLFVWCQGCSHGGHLEHVMDWLKQSDHCPAGCGHLCEYT, encoded by the exons ATGGAGAAGATGACCAAGGTGAGCACCATCAATGGCCGTACCATGTTTTGCCACCTGGATGCTCCAGCCAACGCCATCAGCGTGTGCAGAGATGCCACTCAG GTGGTGGTCGCAGGCcgcaatattttcaaaatatacgGTCTGGAGGAAGATGGTTTTGTGGAGCGATTGAATCTGCGTGTAGGCAGGAAACCCTCGCTCAACTTCAGCTGCGCGGACGTCATGTGGCATCAGATGGAGGAGAATCTGCTGGCTACTGCTGCTACCAATGGAGCCGTAGTCACCTGGAACCTGGCGCGACCGTGCCGTAACAAACAAGAGCAACTGTTTACAGAACACAAGCGCACTGTGAATAAAGTCTGTTTTCACCCAACGGAGGTTCACATGCTGCTGTCTGGCTCTCAGGATGGATTCATGAAGTGTTTTGACCTGAGGAAGAAGGAAAGCGTCAGCACGTTTTCAG GTCAGTCTGAGAGCGTCCGAGACGTGCAGTTCAGTATGAAGGATTATTTCACCTTCGCCGCCTCCTTTGAGAACGGAAACGTTCAGCTGTGGGACATCCGGAGACCCGACCGGTACGAGAGAATGTTCACGGCACACACGGGACCCGTGTTCTGCTGTGACTGGCACCCAGAGGACAG AGGCTGGCTCGCGACTGGTGGCCGTGACAAAATGGTGAAAGTCTGGGATATGTCGACCAATCGTGTAAAGGAAATCTACTGCGTTCAGACCATCGCTTCAGTGGCCAGGGTAAAGTGGCGTCCCGAACGGCGTTATCACCTGGCCACCTGCTCCATGATGGTGGATCACAACATCTACGTGTGGGACGTCCGCCGGCCATTTATTCCCTTCGCTACATTTGAGGAGCACAAAGACGTGACCACAGGAATCGTGTGGAGGCACCAGCATGACCCCTATTATCTGCTGTCAGGTTCAAAGGACAGCACTCTTTACCAGCACATGTTCAAAGACGCCAGCAGGCCTGTGGACCGGGCCAACCCGGAGGGACTCTGTTTTGGCCTGTTCGGTGACCTGGCGTTCGCTGCTAAAGAAAGTCTGATGACGG CTCCTTCCTCTGTAGGTGAAGTGGGGCGTAAAACATACCCAGGGGGAGATCGCCGGTACCCCATCTTCTTCTTCAAGAAGCCGGATGTGACAGAGCAGTTTGCCCAGGTCTCCAGCGCTCTcagtgtgtttgagagtgaggcGGGCAGTGCCGTCGGGATGGACTGGTTTATTAAGACTGCACAGAGTTACCTGCTGAGCGGAAAACCCTTCGGTGAGCTCTGTGAGCACAATGCTCAAGTCGCCAAGAGACTCAACAGACCTCAG GAATCAACCACGTGGACCATGCTGCGAATCATGTTCTCCGAGCCCGCCAATCCATCCATGTCAACTAATCACAACCTGAATAAATCAGGGAACCTCCCACTCGTCAACAG cTTCGGTATGAAAGAGATGAGCGCTGCTTTGAATGAAAGAAACAAGGAAAACAGACAAGACAACATTCATAACCTCGATTCCAACCACAACAATAATGACG AGAACGAAGAGACAGAGGGCAGCGAGGGTCAGGCCGAGTATCTGTTCGGAGATGCTGAACTGGATGATGATGACCTTTACAGCATGGAACACGAAAACCCGGCAG AGGAACCGGAGTACCTTCTCCCTCAGGAGGCGTTCCCGATACGCCATGAGATCATGGACCACCCTTCGGCCCCCGAACCTCTGCAGGAGAAGCCTGAGTCCCCTCACGTGAGCGGGAGCGAGGCCGAGAGCATGTGTCTGACTCCTATGGAGTCCTTCAGTCTCATTTCTGTCTCCCAGCTGCTCTTCTCACCCCATCTGCCCCCCAAGTTCTTCTGTCCCATCGTGAAGGAGATGCTGTGTTACTACGCCGAGCAGGGTGACGTGCAGACGGCCGTGTCGGTGTTGATCGTGTTGGGAGAACGCATCCGTAAGGAGATCGACGAGCTCACGCAG GAACACTGGTACATGTCGTACATTGATCTGCTGCAGCGCTTTGAGCTGTGGAACGTCAGTAATGAAGTGATCAAACTGAGCACGTGCGGTGCGATCACGTGCTTGAATCAAGCGTCCACCACCTTACACATCAACTGCAGCAACTGCAAACGACCAATGAGCAACAAGGGCTGGATCTGCGACAG GTGTCACCAGTGTGCGAGTGTTTGTGCGGTGTGTCATCATGTAGTGAAGGGTTTGTTCGTGTGGTGTCAGGGATGCAGTCACGGAGGACACCTGGAACACGTGATGGATTGGCTGAAGCAGTCGGATCACTGTCCAGCAGGCTGTGGACACCTGTGTGAATACACCTGA
- the anks3 gene encoding ankyrin repeat and SAM domain-containing protein 3 isoform X2 — translation MMSELSDDASSESDPLGSSLSVWLADGGNALIGPEELNVPLDLHTASSIGQYDVVAQCIRRGDVDLDGKNIGGWTPLMYAAYIGHDNIVNLLLETGVSVNVTTSKGLTPLMLAASCGNESIAYFLLQQGAQLECKDVRGWTALLHSTATGHQQMVKFLLDNNADTNVKEPISGFTPLMEAAASGHEIIVQYLLNHGVRTEDRNSDGETARALAMMYGYSKVASLIDMHVMRVKSAMYEELSSSEEESSTPRVRSARNRTRGPSIHDGPQAIARFRVGSNHEVPVTPPGYVTFRDVSDQSEGICNRDVTSPINELDGQSNSSRDELFFDNDMPTMRSSSSSSEGLSNLLGLSREASLESNEDSDQAKRSCVRRTNKLQHSKSRSSYGNSGSVAQCSSAYCEEPSTTSGHHPSYTGPKDLSEFLEQIGFSKYLPLLKEQDIDLRIFLTLTENDLKEVGITLFGPKRKMTSAIARWHSNARPPSDALEQAYADQLEAEMQEMAIQLHKRCVEVESLQAQVSQEKELRAVMEGCLMEEKMAWKNVQAELQENAKHVQTLNGKLHALCNAHSQLTQVIREDEHSVVEGDGVISAQLLSKMDSYMGELADSLKEIFHNLQSSQEKNSHNLVES, via the exons ATGATGTCGGAACTGAGCGACGACGCCAGCAGTGAATCGGATCCGTTAGGATCGAGTCTGTCTGTGTGGCTGGCGGATGGTGGCAACGCTCTGATCGGCCCGGAGGAACTTAACGTGCCACTGGATCTTCACACCGCTTCCTCTATAGGGCAATATGATGTAGTGGCTCAATGTATCCGCAG GGGTGATGTGGATTTAGATGGAAAGAACATAGGTGGTTGGACTCCTCTGATGTATGCCGCATACATCGGTCATGATAACATTGTTAACCTGCTGCTGGAGACGGGCGTCAGCGTCAACGTCACCACGTCCAAAGGCCTGACGCCTCTGATGCTAGCCGCCAGCTGTGGCAACGAGAGCATTGCTTATTTTCTACTGCAG CAAGGGGCACAACTGGAATGTAAGGATGTGCGAGGATGGACGGCTCTTCTGCACAGTACAGCTACTGGACATCAGCAAATGGTCAAATTCTTATTAGACAACAATGCCGACACAAACGTCAA GGAACCAATTTCAGGATTTACACCTCTCATGGAAGCCGCGGCATCGGGACATGAAATCATTGTTCAGTATCTGCTCAACCAT GGTGTAAGGACTGAGGACAGAAACAGTGACGGAGAGACAGCCCGAGCTCTGGCTATGATGTATGGATACAGTAAAGTCGCCAGCCTCATTGACATGCATGTGATGAGAGTCAAATCAG CTATGTATGAGGAGTTGAGCTCCTCTGAAGAGGAAAGTTCGACCCCCAGGGTCCGTTCAGCTCGCAATCGAACGAGGGGTCCCAGTATTCATGACGGTCCGCAAGCTATAGCGCGCTTCAGAGTCGGCTCAAACCACG AGGTTCCGGTGACGCCACCCGGCTATGTGACGTTCCGTGATGTCAGCGATCAGAGTGAGGGAATCTGCAACCGTGATGTCACTTCCCCTATTAATGAACTCGACGGGCAGAGCAACAGTAGCAGAG atgagttgttttttgacaatgacATGCCAACCATGAGGAGCAGTAGCAGCAGCAGTGAGGGTTTATCGAATCTTCTCGGGCTCAGCAGAGAGGCGTCGCTGGAAAGCAATGAG GACTCAGATCAAGCCAAGAGGAGTTGTGTCCGCAGAACAAACAAACTCCAGCATTCTAAGAGCAGGAGTTCATACGGCAACAGCGGTTCTGTGGCCCAATGCAGCTCAGCTTACTGTGAAGAACCATCAACAACTTCTGGACACCATCCCTCATACACTGGACCTAAg GATCTTTCAGAATTCCTGGAGCAGATCGGATTCAGCAAATATCTCCCCCTGCTGAAGGAGCAAGATATCGACCTGAGAATCTTCCTGACTCTTACAGAGAACGACCTGAAGGAAGTGGGAATCAC tctgttTGGTCCTAAGAGGAAGATGACATCAGCAATAGCCCGTTGGCACAGTAACGCACGGCCGCCCAGTGATGCTTTAGAGCAGGCATATGCAGACCAGCTGGAGGCAGAGATGCAGGAGATGGCCATTCAGCTTCACAAG CGTTGTGTTGAGGTGGAGTCTCTACAGGCTCAGGTGTCTCAGGAGAAGGAGTTACGTGCCGTGATGGAGGGATGTCTGATGGAGGAGAAAATGGCGTGGAAGAACGTTCAGGCAGAACTTCAGGAGAACGCAAAACATGTTCAGACGCTAAACGGAAAACTTCACGCTCTATGCAACGCTCACAGTCAACTCACCCAGGTCATCAGGGAGGATGAACACTCCGTGGTTGAAG GTGATGGGGTCATAAGTGCTCAGCTGCTTTCTAAGATGGATTCATATATGGGAGAGCTCG CGGACAGTCTGAAGGAAATCTTTCACAATCTGCAGAGTTCCCAAGAGAAAAACTCACACAACTTGGTGGAATCCTAG
- the anks3 gene encoding ankyrin repeat and SAM domain-containing protein 3 isoform X1 gives MLKNNRLSAEMYIGVSLFDELWRVINVSSLFKQMMSELSDDASSESDPLGSSLSVWLADGGNALIGPEELNVPLDLHTASSIGQYDVVAQCIRRGDVDLDGKNIGGWTPLMYAAYIGHDNIVNLLLETGVSVNVTTSKGLTPLMLAASCGNESIAYFLLQQGAQLECKDVRGWTALLHSTATGHQQMVKFLLDNNADTNVKEPISGFTPLMEAAASGHEIIVQYLLNHGVRTEDRNSDGETARALAMMYGYSKVASLIDMHVMRVKSAMYEELSSSEEESSTPRVRSARNRTRGPSIHDGPQAIARFRVGSNHEVPVTPPGYVTFRDVSDQSEGICNRDVTSPINELDGQSNSSRDELFFDNDMPTMRSSSSSSEGLSNLLGLSREASLESNEDSDQAKRSCVRRTNKLQHSKSRSSYGNSGSVAQCSSAYCEEPSTTSGHHPSYTGPKDLSEFLEQIGFSKYLPLLKEQDIDLRIFLTLTENDLKEVGITLFGPKRKMTSAIARWHSNARPPSDALEQAYADQLEAEMQEMAIQLHKRCVEVESLQAQVSQEKELRAVMEGCLMEEKMAWKNVQAELQENAKHVQTLNGKLHALCNAHSQLTQVIREDEHSVVEGDGVISAQLLSKMDSYMGELADSLKEIFHNLQSSQEKNSHNLVES, from the exons atgttaaagaataatCGGTTATCTGCCGAAATGTATATCGGTGTATCTCTTTTTGATGAGTTATGGAGAGTGATAAATGTGAGCAGTCTATTCAAGCAGATGATGTCGGAACTGAGCGACGACGCCAGCAGTGAATCGGATCCGTTAGGATCGAGTCTGTCTGTGTGGCTGGCGGATGGTGGCAACGCTCTGATCGGCCCGGAGGAACTTAACGTGCCACTGGATCTTCACACCGCTTCCTCTATAGGGCAATATGATGTAGTGGCTCAATGTATCCGCAG GGGTGATGTGGATTTAGATGGAAAGAACATAGGTGGTTGGACTCCTCTGATGTATGCCGCATACATCGGTCATGATAACATTGTTAACCTGCTGCTGGAGACGGGCGTCAGCGTCAACGTCACCACGTCCAAAGGCCTGACGCCTCTGATGCTAGCCGCCAGCTGTGGCAACGAGAGCATTGCTTATTTTCTACTGCAG CAAGGGGCACAACTGGAATGTAAGGATGTGCGAGGATGGACGGCTCTTCTGCACAGTACAGCTACTGGACATCAGCAAATGGTCAAATTCTTATTAGACAACAATGCCGACACAAACGTCAA GGAACCAATTTCAGGATTTACACCTCTCATGGAAGCCGCGGCATCGGGACATGAAATCATTGTTCAGTATCTGCTCAACCAT GGTGTAAGGACTGAGGACAGAAACAGTGACGGAGAGACAGCCCGAGCTCTGGCTATGATGTATGGATACAGTAAAGTCGCCAGCCTCATTGACATGCATGTGATGAGAGTCAAATCAG CTATGTATGAGGAGTTGAGCTCCTCTGAAGAGGAAAGTTCGACCCCCAGGGTCCGTTCAGCTCGCAATCGAACGAGGGGTCCCAGTATTCATGACGGTCCGCAAGCTATAGCGCGCTTCAGAGTCGGCTCAAACCACG AGGTTCCGGTGACGCCACCCGGCTATGTGACGTTCCGTGATGTCAGCGATCAGAGTGAGGGAATCTGCAACCGTGATGTCACTTCCCCTATTAATGAACTCGACGGGCAGAGCAACAGTAGCAGAG atgagttgttttttgacaatgacATGCCAACCATGAGGAGCAGTAGCAGCAGCAGTGAGGGTTTATCGAATCTTCTCGGGCTCAGCAGAGAGGCGTCGCTGGAAAGCAATGAG GACTCAGATCAAGCCAAGAGGAGTTGTGTCCGCAGAACAAACAAACTCCAGCATTCTAAGAGCAGGAGTTCATACGGCAACAGCGGTTCTGTGGCCCAATGCAGCTCAGCTTACTGTGAAGAACCATCAACAACTTCTGGACACCATCCCTCATACACTGGACCTAAg GATCTTTCAGAATTCCTGGAGCAGATCGGATTCAGCAAATATCTCCCCCTGCTGAAGGAGCAAGATATCGACCTGAGAATCTTCCTGACTCTTACAGAGAACGACCTGAAGGAAGTGGGAATCAC tctgttTGGTCCTAAGAGGAAGATGACATCAGCAATAGCCCGTTGGCACAGTAACGCACGGCCGCCCAGTGATGCTTTAGAGCAGGCATATGCAGACCAGCTGGAGGCAGAGATGCAGGAGATGGCCATTCAGCTTCACAAG CGTTGTGTTGAGGTGGAGTCTCTACAGGCTCAGGTGTCTCAGGAGAAGGAGTTACGTGCCGTGATGGAGGGATGTCTGATGGAGGAGAAAATGGCGTGGAAGAACGTTCAGGCAGAACTTCAGGAGAACGCAAAACATGTTCAGACGCTAAACGGAAAACTTCACGCTCTATGCAACGCTCACAGTCAACTCACCCAGGTCATCAGGGAGGATGAACACTCCGTGGTTGAAG GTGATGGGGTCATAAGTGCTCAGCTGCTTTCTAAGATGGATTCATATATGGGAGAGCTCG CGGACAGTCTGAAGGAAATCTTTCACAATCTGCAGAGTTCCCAAGAGAAAAACTCACACAACTTGGTGGAATCCTAG
- the wdr24 gene encoding GATOR complex protein WDR24 isoform X1, protein MEKMTKVSTINGRTMFCHLDAPANAISVCRDATQVVVAGRNIFKIYGLEEDGFVERLNLRVGRKPSLNFSCADVMWHQMEENLLATAATNGAVVTWNLARPCRNKQEQLFTEHKRTVNKVCFHPTEVHMLLSGSQDGFMKCFDLRKKESVSTFSGQSESVRDVQFSMKDYFTFAASFENGNVQLWDIRRPDRYERMFTAHTGPVFCCDWHPEDRGWLATGGRDKMVKVWDMSTNRVKEIYCVQTIASVARVKWRPERRYHLATCSMMVDHNIYVWDVRRPFIPFATFEEHKDVTTGIVWRHQHDPYYLLSGSKDSTLYQHMFKDASRPVDRANPEGLCFGLFGDLAFAAKESLMTAPSSVGEVGRKTYPGGDRRYPIFFFKKPDVTEQFAQVSSALSVFESEAGSAVGMDWFIKTAQSYLLSGKPFGELCEHNAQVAKRLNRPQESTTWTMLRIMFSEPANPSMSTNHNLNKSGNLPLVNSFGMKEMSAALNERNKENRQDNIHNLDSNHNNNDENEETEGSEGQAEYLFGDAELDDDDLYSMEHENPAAEEPEYLLPQEAFPIRHEIMDHPSAPEPLQEKPESPHVSGSEAESMCLTPMESFSLISVSQLLFSPHLPPKFFCPIVKEMLCYYAEQGDVQTAVSVLIVLGERIRKEIDELTQEHWYMSYIDLLQRFELWNVSNEVIKLSTCGAITCLNQASTTLHINCSNCKRPMSNKGWICDRCHQCASVCAVCHHVVKGLFVWCQGCSHGGHLEHVMDWLKQSDHCPAGCGHLCEYT, encoded by the exons ATGGAGAAGATGACCAAGGTGAGCACCATCAATGGCCGTACCATGTTTTGCCACCTGGATGCTCCAGCCAACGCCATCAGCGTGTGCAGAGATGCCACTCAG GTGGTGGTCGCAGGCcgcaatattttcaaaatatacgGTCTGGAGGAAGATGGTTTTGTGGAGCGATTGAATCTGCGTGTAGGCAGGAAACCCTCGCTCAACTTCAGCTGCGCGGACGTCATGTGGCATCAGATGGAGGAGAATCTGCTGGCTACTGCTGCTACCAATGGAGCCGTAGTCACCTGGAACCTGGCGCGACCGTGCCGTAACAAACAAGAGCAACTGTTTACAGAACACAAGCGCACTGTGAATAAAGTCTGTTTTCACCCAACGGAGGTTCACATGCTGCTGTCTGGCTCTCAGGATGGATTCATGAAGTGTTTTGACCTGAGGAAGAAGGAAAGCGTCAGCACGTTTTCAG GTCAGTCTGAGAGCGTCCGAGACGTGCAGTTCAGTATGAAGGATTATTTCACCTTCGCCGCCTCCTTTGAGAACGGAAACGTTCAGCTGTGGGACATCCGGAGACCCGACCGGTACGAGAGAATGTTCACGGCACACACGGGACCCGTGTTCTGCTGTGACTGGCACCCAGAGGACAG AGGCTGGCTCGCGACTGGTGGCCGTGACAAAATGGTGAAAGTCTGGGATATGTCGACCAATCGTGTAAAGGAAATCTACTGCGTTCAGACCATCGCTTCAGTGGCCAGGGTAAAGTGGCGTCCCGAACGGCGTTATCACCTGGCCACCTGCTCCATGATGGTGGATCACAACATCTACGTGTGGGACGTCCGCCGGCCATTTATTCCCTTCGCTACATTTGAGGAGCACAAAGACGTGACCACAGGAATCGTGTGGAGGCACCAGCATGACCCCTATTATCTGCTGTCAGGTTCAAAGGACAGCACTCTTTACCAGCACATGTTCAAAGACGCCAGCAGGCCTGTGGACCGGGCCAACCCGGAGGGACTCTGTTTTGGCCTGTTCGGTGACCTGGCGTTCGCTGCTAAAGAAAGTCTGATGACGG CTCCTTCCTCTGTAGGTGAAGTGGGGCGTAAAACATACCCAGGGGGAGATCGCCGGTACCCCATCTTCTTCTTCAAGAAGCCGGATGTGACAGAGCAGTTTGCCCAGGTCTCCAGCGCTCTcagtgtgtttgagagtgaggcGGGCAGTGCCGTCGGGATGGACTGGTTTATTAAGACTGCACAGAGTTACCTGCTGAGCGGAAAACCCTTCGGTGAGCTCTGTGAGCACAATGCTCAAGTCGCCAAGAGACTCAACAGACCTCAG GAATCAACCACGTGGACCATGCTGCGAATCATGTTCTCCGAGCCCGCCAATCCATCCATGTCAACTAATCACAACCTGAATAAATCAGGGAACCTCCCACTCGTCAACAG cTTCGGTATGAAAGAGATGAGCGCTGCTTTGAATGAAAGAAACAAGGAAAACAGACAAGACAACATTCATAACCTCGATTCCAACCACAACAATAATGACG AGAACGAAGAGACAGAGGGCAGCGAGGGTCAGGCCGAGTATCTGTTCGGAGATGCTGAACTGGATGATGATGACCTTTACAGCATGGAACACGAAAACCCGGCAG CAGAGGAACCGGAGTACCTTCTCCCTCAGGAGGCGTTCCCGATACGCCATGAGATCATGGACCACCCTTCGGCCCCCGAACCTCTGCAGGAGAAGCCTGAGTCCCCTCACGTGAGCGGGAGCGAGGCCGAGAGCATGTGTCTGACTCCTATGGAGTCCTTCAGTCTCATTTCTGTCTCCCAGCTGCTCTTCTCACCCCATCTGCCCCCCAAGTTCTTCTGTCCCATCGTGAAGGAGATGCTGTGTTACTACGCCGAGCAGGGTGACGTGCAGACGGCCGTGTCGGTGTTGATCGTGTTGGGAGAACGCATCCGTAAGGAGATCGACGAGCTCACGCAG GAACACTGGTACATGTCGTACATTGATCTGCTGCAGCGCTTTGAGCTGTGGAACGTCAGTAATGAAGTGATCAAACTGAGCACGTGCGGTGCGATCACGTGCTTGAATCAAGCGTCCACCACCTTACACATCAACTGCAGCAACTGCAAACGACCAATGAGCAACAAGGGCTGGATCTGCGACAG GTGTCACCAGTGTGCGAGTGTTTGTGCGGTGTGTCATCATGTAGTGAAGGGTTTGTTCGTGTGGTGTCAGGGATGCAGTCACGGAGGACACCTGGAACACGTGATGGATTGGCTGAAGCAGTCGGATCACTGTCCAGCAGGCTGTGGACACCTGTGTGAATACACCTGA
- the zgc:112496 gene encoding uncharacterized protein zgc:112496, with amino-acid sequence MSVDERLYNCEDPAVWRGIYGKYWDVVKAKSAKKGKDPGKLLALDKWFQEELPAAISSRSECSFTHAELAKIMEWKLTKGKFRPRLQQLIGSNSEEAVHSLTSKAFSLFPDVQAAITELCKLKGVGPATASAVLAAGAPDKIAFMADEAVESIAGLKPVEYTVKHYTLYLEKVLQKTAQLNKVDDQQDWTPHRVELCLWAWTVANQIQPSVLNEFDLVDVTDKKTNQKSQKRKANDEKLSKRRKTDRS; translated from the exons ATGTCTGTGGATGAGAGGCTGTATAACTGTGAGGATCCTGCTGTGTGGAGAGGGATCTATGGAAAATACTGGGATGTGGTGAAAGCAAAGTCAGCTAAGAAGGGGAAGGATCCTGGAAAGCTGCTGGCACTAGACAAATG GTTTCAGGAGGAGCTTCCCGCTGCGATCTCATCTCGATCAGAATGTTCTTTTACACATGCTGAGCTTGCTAAGATCATGGAGTGGAAACTAACC AAAGGAAAGTTCCGACCACGTTTGCAGCAGCTGATTGGTTCAAACAGCGAGGAGGCAGTTCATAGTTTAACCAGCAAAGCATTTAGTTTGTTTCCAGATGTCCAGGCTGCAATTACAGAGTTGTGCAAACTCAAAGGTGTCGGGCCAGCAACAGCATCAG CTGTGTTGGCAGCTGGAGCTCCAGATAAAATCGCCTTCATGGCCGATGAAGCTGTGGAGAGCATCGCTGGGTTAAAACCAGTCGAGTACACAGTCAAACATTACACTCTTTATCTAGAGAAAGTGCTGCAAAAAACAGCCCAGCTCAACAAAG TGGACGACCAGCAAGACTGGACTCCTCATAGGGTGGAGCTGTGTTTATGGGCGTGGACCGTAGCCAATCAGATTCAGCCCTCAGTATTAAATGAATTTGACTTGGTGGATGTCACAGACAAAAAGACCAATCAGAAGTCACAGAAGAGAAAAGCAAATGATGAA